The genomic DNA GTAAGGATTCACTATGCATATAAGGCATGTAAATAAATGCCCTTTGGTGCATGGCCAGCTGTTTATCATAGCCCTTAGCTACCGCTTGCTGAGCCAAACATAGTGCTAAGGGATCGTTGGAGAAAGCTTTGGCTGAACCGCGGAAACAATTTCTGGAGAACTGATCTAATAAAATAATTTCAGCCAAACTAGAGAGCGCCGCTTGTCGCCAAGTAAATAATTCACCGGCGCGGGCTTGCTTAAGCAAAGGCAAGAATTGCTGTGTTATTTGCTGATCAAGCTGCTCATCAACAGCAAACCACTGCTTAGGTTCAAGCTGCTCAAACCAAAAATCTAACAGCTCTTGGTAATCCATAAGCACTCTCCTTAGCGAGGACTAGCAACC from Agarivorans gilvus includes the following:
- a CDS encoding DUF924 family protein, which codes for MDYQELLDFWFEQLEPKQWFAVDEQLDQQITQQFLPLLKQARAGELFTWRQAALSSLAEIILLDQFSRNCFRGSAKAFSNDPLALCLAQQAVAKGYDKQLAMHQRAFIYMPYMHSESLLIHQQAERHFAQEGLEQQYQFELKHKQIIERFGRYPHRNELLGRSSSPAELAFLAGPDSSF